From the genome of Colletotrichum destructivum chromosome 10, complete sequence, one region includes:
- a CDS encoding uncharacterized protein (Putative transcription factor domain, fungi, Zinc finger C2H2-type, Zinc finger C2H2 superfamily) — protein MHEASADRSREMANSAGESEANQALHRCATCSRSFTRIENLKRHQKTHQPRLPHRCSVCRREFSRSDLLKKHRRLHRKSHGDDFPEKPHERDFSFVFEDPGSLLSRASGDDTVVPSSSPPAAAAAWHSASTDGQDSTYSQHEGPTFSTIANDISQDNTAIVVADLSGVDIDFSGFFQPWGSNLWHGTTSQWFTPDFYDAVRETSNVYDSLLVGYGPPSFPDSWAWFGQDFDGYEYRQDTSAGVPVPNKAAAVSPSEIVPENTDATVTERTSRASSPPNVPSQEDGVAFAWDPSSRTLRQTHPVSIGAQHPLFLRHNPRFDMEESTWASVRAFLKPRVHPGSDDDLILPSLAVARVFLGLFLDEFYEQSPVLHLPSLRIDSLPAPLISAMIVIGATYSRIRHTRRFSILMLDRARQNLQHGIEASRSLTRDPHVVYAYALLVYAGLWCGNKGAFEAAEASRGALVTYARRLLPPPPRPGPPRGDDEQNADECRWRAWVRSESHRRLRWYVFVIDAQFPVILNMRSNMSLAEVCRWECPSSERYWASPSATTWASLLDGSPYPPTRPFSLAYQALSMPRENGLHASQPSLTASEFGCWTFFLVINCLASQGVDWSQDWSMNLAESPGSPFAGESRTRRTTANHNPYLAERLRARENILASLDTWYDHFIITYRETDSYFARASHILHGLLHIHLHTSLSDIQDALGKDGPQGVQSGLSRLQTFFAKGYAGHFRTTPDPPPESLDLFARAIVESVSIMGSQNLQATAPYSIFGVFLSHVVLWAVTKTSPEALKAQLTTRLCEIVASSATVGESELREVLELALSAGDGDRSRGVLVHAAQSLVRLGTWGASLNLALLLQIRASG, from the exons CCCATCGATGCTCGGTGTGTCGCAGGGAGTTCTCACGCAGCGATCTACTCAAGAAGCACCGGCGGCTTCACCGAAAAAGCCACGGCGATGACTTTCCAGAGAAGCCCCATGAGAGGGATTTCTCCTTCGTCTTTGAAGACCCGGGGTCGTTGTTGTCTCGGGCTTCGGGCGACGACACCGTGGTTCCATCTTCGTCCCCCCcggctgctgcagctgcatGGCACTCTGCGTCGACGGATGGCCAGGACTCGACTTATTCACAACACGAGGGTCCGACATTCAGCACCATTGCCAATGATATAAGCCAGGATAACACCGCGATAGTTGTGGCGGACCTCTCGGGCGTAGACATCGACTTCTCCGGCTTCTTCCAACCGTGGGGGAGCAATCTGTGGCATGGCACAACAAGCCAGTGGTTTACTCCGGACTTTTACGATGCCGTACGAGAAACGTCCAACGTCTACGACTCTCTGCTTGTTGGTTATGGCCCCCCGTCGTTCCCAGACTCGTGGGCTTGGTTTGGACAAGACTTCGATGGATACGAATACAGACAAGACACGTCCGCCGGCGTGCCGGTTCCGAACAAAGCGGCAGCTGTTTCGCCCTCAGAGATAGTACCAGAAAACACAGATGCCACAGTGACAGAGCGCACTTCAAGAGCCTCATCCCCTCCGAATGTTCCCTCCCAGGAAGACGGCGTGGCTTTCGCCTGGGacccgtcgtcaaggacgctCCGCCAGACGCACCCCGTCTCGATCGGCGCACAGCACCCGCTCTTCCTCCGCCACAACCCCCGGTTCGACATGGAAGAGTCGACCTGGGCTTCCGTGCGCGCGTTCCTGAAGCCGCGGGTCCATCCCggctccgacgacgacctgatTCTGCCgtccctcgccgtcgccagaGTCTTCCTCGGGCTCTTCTTGGACGAATTCTACGAACAGAGCCCGGTCCTACACCTGCCGAGCCTCCGCATCGACTCcctgccggcgccgttgatTTCGGCCATgatcgtcatcggcgccaccTACAGCCGCATCCGCCACACGCGGCGCTTCTCCATCCTGATGCTCGACCGAGCCCGCCAGAACCTCCAGCACGGTATAGAAGCGAGCCGAAGCCTCACGAGGGACCCCCACGTCGTGTACGCGTACGCACTGCTGGTCTACGCCGGGCTCTGGTGCGGGAACAAGGGGGCCTTTGAGGCTGCCGAGGCCTCCCGCGGCGCTCTGGTGACGTATGCCAGGCGGCTTCTccccccgccgccacgacCGGGGCCGCCGCgcggcgatgatgaacaGAACGCCGACGAGTGCCGGTGGAGGGCATGGGTGCGCTCCGAGTcccatcgccgcctgcgcTGGTATGTGTTCGTGATCGACGCGCAGTTCCCGGTCATCCTGAACATGAGGAGCAACATGTCGCTGGCCGAGGTGTGTAGATGGGAGTGCCCGAGCAGCGAGCGGTACTGGGCGTCGCCGAGTGCGACAACGTGGGCGAGTCTTTTGGACGGTTCGCCGTATccgccgacgcggccgtTCTCTCTGGCTTACCAGGCTCTTTCGATGCCTCGTGAGAACGGCTTGCACGCTTCACAGCCGTCACTGACAGCTTCTGAGTTCGGCTGCTGGACTTTCTTCTTGGTGATCAACTGCCTGGCTAGCCAGGGCGTGGACTGGTCGCAGGACTGGTCGATGAATTTGGCCGAGTCTCCAGGCTCGCCTTTTGCGGGAGAGTCTCGCACACGCCGCACGACAGCAAATCACAACCCTTACCTGGCAGAACGCCTGCGAGCGCGAGAGAACATACTCG CTTCGCTGGATACTTGGTACGACCATTTCATCATCACGTACAGAGAAACCGACTCGTACTTCGCGAGGGCTTCACACATACTCCATGGCCTTCTGCATATCCACCTCCACACCTCGCTGTCCGACATCCAGGACGCCTTGGGCAAAGACGGGCCGCAGGGAGTACAATCCGGACTGAGCCGGCTGCAGACCTTCTTCGCGAAGGGGTACGCCGGCCACTTTAGGACAACCCCGGACCCACCACCGGAATCTTTGGACCTGTTTGCCAGGGCCATCGTGGAGAGCGTCTCGATCATGGGCAGCCAGAACCTccaggcgacggcgccgtaCAGCATTTTCGGGGTCTTTCTCAGCCACGTCGTCCTGTGGGCGGTTACCAAGACCAGCCCCGAGGCCTTGAAGGCGCAGCTAACGACCCGCCTTTGTGAGATTGTCGCCTCTTCGGCCACGGTCGGCGAGTCTGAGCTCAGGGAGGTGCTTGAGCTCGCGCTCTCTGCCGGGGACGGGGACCGGAGCCGTGGGGTTCTTGTGCATGCGGCGCAGAGTCTCGTACGGCTTGGGACCTGGGGGGCGTCCTTGAACCTCGCGCTTCTGCTGCAGATAAGAGCAAGCGGTTGA